The following proteins are encoded in a genomic region of Cryptomeria japonica chromosome 11, Sugi_1.0, whole genome shotgun sequence:
- the LOC131072877 gene encoding BURP domain protein RD22-like, with amino-acid sequence MRALTSFIILISVAASGAAHLHGERVSPSLTYWQEKLPTTPIPQLVRELISPDDDDDGKIALNVVDGGMKVDAGMRPRKVGTQGVAPVPLKRCDVAKLYIPTTQMPMDASSCTFLLEKDLVSGTKVSLTFLRERERHFLPRSVADQIPFSSDKLPLALKELNIAPDSVMALAMKETLQACERPAEEGENKFCATSLESLVDLSTSKLGSNRLNVLATNVSKIMSKSVRQEYTIVGVKDVGAAEKDVYYCHSKQYAYAVYYCHKAACTLEAGRRIARIWVKGEEDGRTLEAVAVCHKDTSAWIPNNIPFKALNVKPDTPSICIFVPQGDHLWQTSD; translated from the exons ATGAGGGCTTTAACTAGTTTCATTATTCTCATT TCAGTAGCGGCGAGCGGAGCTGCACATTTGCATGGTGAAAGAGTATCTCCGAGCTTAACGTACTGGCAGGAGAAGCTACCCACAACACCCATTCCACAACTTGTGCGGGAACTCATCTcacctgatgatgatgatgatgggaaaATAGCGTTGAATGTGGTCGACGGAGGGATGAAAGTGGACGCGGGGATGCGTCCAAGAAAAGTTGGGACACAAGGCGTTGCGCCGGTGCCTTTGAAACGTTGCGACGTAGCAAAACTTTATATTCCAACTACGCAAATGCCGATGGATGCATCGTCGTGCACGTTTCTGCTGGAGAAAGATTTGGTGAGCGGAACCAAAGTTTCTCTCACCTTCTTGCGAGAAAGGGAGAGACATTTTCTTCCACGCTCCGTGGCAGACCAAATCCCTTTCTCCTCCGACAAGCTTCCCCTGGCGTTGAAGGAGCTCAACATAGCGCCAGATTCCGTCATGGCTCTGGCTATGAAGGAGACTTTGCAAGCCTGCGAAAGACCTGCTGAGGAGGGCGAAAACAAGTTCTGCGCAACATCGTTGGAGTCCCTGGTTGACTTGAGCACATCGAAGTTGGGGAGCAATCGCTTAAATGTGCTGGCCACAAATGTTTCAAAGATCATGTCAAAATCCGTGAGGCAGGAGTATACCATTGTGGGAGTAAAAGACGTGGGCGCAGCAGAGAAGGACGTGTATTACTGCCATAGTAAACAATATGCTTATGCTGTGTACTACTGCCATAAGGCGGCATGTACTTTGGAAGCAGGCAGGAGGATCGCAAGAATTTGGGTGAAGGGAGAAGAAGATGGTAGGACGTTGGAGGCGGTGGCTGTGTGTCACAAGGACACCAGCGCCTGGATTCCCAACAACATCCCATTCAAGGCGCTGAATGTGAAGCCTGATACCCCCTCTATCTGCATTTTCGTTCCCCAAGGAGACCACCTGTGGCAGACATCCGACTGA